A part of Nitrospirota bacterium genomic DNA contains:
- a CDS encoding putative toxin-antitoxin system toxin component, PIN family, translating to MIRIVLDTNQLISALLISGSNPDRIINMVKDEKVLLLMSDAICDEISRVLAYPKIRKRLAASDAELQNFVQLLRTEAFPSCISETGA from the coding sequence ATGATCCGAATCGTTCTGGATACCAATCAGCTTATCAGCGCTCTTCTCATCTCAGGCTCCAACCCGGACAGGATTATCAATATGGTCAAGGACGAAAAGGTTTTGTTGCTGATGTCCGATGCCATCTGCGACGAGATCTCCAGAGTTCTGGCTTATCCCAAGATCAGAAAACGCCTTGCTGCTTCCGATGCAGAACTTCAGAATTTTGTGCAATTGCTTCGCACTGAAGCGTTCCCATCCTGTATTTCAGAAACTGGGGCTTGA
- a CDS encoding DUF5615 family PIN-like protein has protein sequence MFHLDLAEALRGDGHDVIRASETGDARSDDAQILRKAIDDSRILITLDEHFGDWTVLPLSIHPGVVRIKVHPTTSEKIINLLIPFLSSHSGHLFKNHLVILSEKRAKWISTA, from the coding sequence ATGTTCCATCTCGATCTTGCTGAAGCTCTGCGCGGTGACGGTCACGATGTCATACGGGCTTCGGAAACAGGGGATGCCCGATCAGATGATGCTCAGATCCTGCGGAAAGCTATTGATGATAGCCGCATTCTGATAACCCTTGATGAACATTTTGGCGATTGGACAGTGCTTCCTCTGAGCATTCATCCCGGAGTAGTTCGCATAAAAGTCCATCCGACGACTTCGGAAAAGATCATTAATCTCCTCATTCCCTTTTTAAGCTCCCATAGTGGGCATTTATTTAAGAATCACCTTGTCATCCTTTCTGAGAAGCGCGCAAAATGGATCTCTACGGCTTAA
- a CDS encoding transposase: MKRDHLSTDAFYHVFTKSIAGYCIFRDDQDYARMINLIKYYRLEKPPTRFSSYISLQDKELFFSKYCLTRDLLVDVISYCIMPTHLHIALQQRKGNGISAFMGNVLNSYTRYFNTRSGRKGPLWQSRFKHVPVESNEQLSHLTRYIHLNPVTEHLCEDPDQWKYSSYREYVDETKDALCVRDEGLFRSRSAYRDFVLDQKEYQRSLAHMKSLHLE; the protein is encoded by the coding sequence ATGAAAAGAGATCATTTATCCACCGATGCTTTCTATCACGTTTTTACCAAGAGCATAGCAGGCTACTGCATATTCAGGGACGACCAGGACTATGCCCGCATGATCAACCTCATCAAGTATTACCGCCTGGAAAAACCCCCGACCAGGTTTTCCTCATATATATCACTACAGGACAAAGAGCTGTTTTTTAGTAAATACTGCCTGACAAGGGATCTGCTTGTTGATGTCATTTCGTACTGCATCATGCCGACACACCTGCATATTGCACTGCAGCAGCGTAAGGGCAATGGTATTTCGGCCTTCATGGGCAATGTGCTGAACAGCTACACCCGATACTTTAATACACGCTCCGGCAGAAAAGGACCCTTATGGCAGAGCAGATTCAAACACGTTCCGGTCGAAAGCAACGAGCAACTAAGCCATCTTACGCGATATATCCATCTGAACCCGGTAACTGAACACTTGTGCGAAGACCCTGATCAATGGAAATATTCCTCCTATAGAGAGTATGTGGACGAAACCAAAGATGCGTTGTGTGTTCGGGATGAGGGGCTTTTTCGGAGCCGCTCTGCTTACCGCGATTTTGTGCTCGATCAAAAGGAATATCAGCGCTCTCTTGCCCATATGAAATCCCTGCATCTGGAGTAA
- a CDS encoding ATP-binding protein, translated as MIYRLLYPKIAEALAYSPAVALLGPRQVGKTTLALEIGRKLNALYLDLESEKDRAKLLQPELYLADHIDRLIIFDEVHRVPGLFPVLRGLIDQGRRDGQRAGRYLLLGSASLDLLKQSGETLAGRIAYLELSPFHILETGELASENLWVAGGFPESLLAQDAGLSLRWRQDFIRTYLERDIPQFGPRIAAETLRRFWVMLAHNQGSLLNTAQFSRNLGIDVKTVNSYLDLLVDLMLVRRLQPWHANIGKRQVKSPKVYVRDSGLVHALLAIPDKESLLAHPVVGQSWECFVIENLLAAGMGQVQGFFYRTGGGAEVDLLLSWPDGTLWAIEIKRSLSPKLERGFYAACADMSPAKKFVVYPGVERYRLAPDTEAIPLAALAAEVTKGKE; from the coding sequence ATGATATACCGTCTGCTGTATCCAAAAATAGCAGAAGCGCTTGCATACTCTCCTGCTGTTGCCCTGCTTGGGCCTCGCCAGGTGGGCAAGACCACGCTGGCTCTTGAAATAGGGCGAAAGCTCAATGCACTTTATCTCGACCTTGAATCAGAGAAGGATCGTGCCAAACTTCTTCAGCCAGAGCTGTATCTTGCAGATCATATAGACAGGCTGATAATTTTCGATGAGGTGCATCGCGTCCCTGGACTGTTTCCAGTTCTGCGAGGTCTCATTGACCAGGGGCGTCGCGACGGCCAGCGTGCCGGGCGTTACCTGCTGCTGGGCTCTGCTTCACTTGATCTGCTGAAACAGTCCGGCGAAACATTGGCAGGGCGCATAGCGTACCTTGAACTATCCCCTTTTCATATATTGGAGACCGGCGAACTGGCATCAGAAAATCTTTGGGTAGCCGGCGGGTTCCCGGAAAGTCTGCTTGCCCAGGATGCCGGGCTGAGTCTGCGCTGGAGACAGGATTTTATCCGTACCTACCTTGAAAGAGATATCCCACAGTTTGGTCCTCGAATTGCCGCGGAAACATTGCGTCGCTTCTGGGTCATGTTGGCACACAATCAGGGTAGTCTGCTGAACACGGCTCAATTCTCCCGCAATCTTGGTATCGATGTAAAAACGGTCAATAGCTATCTGGATCTCCTTGTTGATCTGATGCTGGTGAGACGTCTTCAGCCCTGGCATGCCAATATTGGCAAGAGACAGGTGAAGTCACCCAAGGTGTATGTGCGTGATAGCGGCCTTGTTCATGCTTTGCTTGCTATACCTGACAAGGAAAGCCTGCTTGCCCACCCGGTAGTTGGACAAAGCTGGGAGTGTTTTGTGATTGAAAATCTGCTTGCCGCCGGAATGGGGCAGGTTCAGGGCTTTTTCTATCGTACCGGAGGAGGAGCCGAAGTAGATTTGCTGCTGTCATGGCCGGATGGAACTCTCTGGGCCATCGAGATAAAACGCAGCCTCAGTCCGAAGCTGGAGCGCGGGTTTTACGCTGCCTGTGCAGATATGTCTCCTGCGAAAAAGTTTGTTGTGTATCCTGGCGTCGAACGCTACCGGCTCGCGCCCGACACAGAGGCTATTCCACTGGCGGCATTGGCTGCAGAAGTCACAAAAGGCAAGGAATAA
- a CDS encoding ATP-binding protein — protein sequence MASDLILVIVGARQTGKTTILRQLYKDCLQHGNTAHFINLERLEYVALLNQAPENIFSILPLPPEGERATVFIDEIQYLDNPSNFLKLLFDEYRTRLKLVVTGSSAFYIDEKFTDSLAGRKRLFHLPTLSFSEFLLFKLREDLANLLPTRFSPDNFTAMSQLPLLQRDELVRLFIEFSRFGGYPAVVLATDEAEKLLILEDLINSSVKKDILESRIRHPEPYFMMIKMLAAQVGSLMNRNELSKSIGVSVQAIDNYLYVLQKSFHAVMIKPFHTNVRKELTKMPKLYFADMGMRNYLVGDFRDFRLRSDRGAFLENLCFRQLSTHVANEDICFWRTQDKTELDFVVLGQYGFEIKANPETFSPATYASFRERNPSISVDVVTFDNFAEKSTHRVWGAFGI from the coding sequence ATGGCAAGCGATTTGATCCTGGTGATTGTTGGTGCCAGGCAGACCGGCAAAACAACCATTCTGCGTCAGCTTTACAAGGATTGCCTGCAGCACGGAAATACGGCACATTTCATCAATCTGGAACGCCTTGAATATGTGGCTTTGCTTAACCAGGCACCTGAAAACATCTTTTCAATCCTGCCTCTGCCCCCCGAAGGTGAACGGGCTACGGTGTTTATTGATGAGATCCAATATCTGGACAACCCCTCAAATTTCCTGAAACTCCTCTTTGATGAATATCGGACTCGGCTGAAACTGGTGGTAACCGGCTCTTCGGCATTTTATATTGACGAAAAATTCACGGACTCCCTTGCCGGACGCAAACGCCTTTTTCATCTGCCAACCCTCTCTTTCAGTGAGTTTCTGCTGTTCAAACTGCGCGAAGATCTGGCAAACCTGCTCCCAACACGCTTTTCTCCGGATAATTTTACTGCAATGTCGCAACTCCCCTTGCTGCAACGGGATGAACTGGTGCGGCTCTTTATCGAATTTTCCCGCTTCGGCGGGTATCCGGCGGTAGTGCTTGCAACCGATGAAGCTGAAAAGCTTCTGATATTGGAAGACCTGATCAACTCCTCGGTAAAAAAGGATATTTTAGAGTCGCGGATTAGACATCCGGAACCTTATTTCATGATGATCAAGATGCTTGCTGCGCAAGTCGGTTCACTCATGAATCGCAATGAACTATCAAAATCCATCGGGGTTTCAGTACAGGCAATCGATAATTATCTGTATGTGCTGCAAAAGTCATTTCATGCCGTGATGATAAAACCTTTCCACACCAATGTCCGTAAAGAACTAACCAAGATGCCGAAGCTTTACTTTGCCGATATGGGAATGCGGAATTATCTCGTAGGGGATTTTCGTGATTTTCGTCTTCGCAGTGACCGGGGAGCTTTTCTTGAAAACCTCTGTTTCAGACAATTAAGCACACATGTTGCGAATGAAGATATCTGTTTTTGGAGAACACAGGATAAAACAGAGCTGGATTTTGTGGTGCTGGGGCAGTACGGTTTTGAGATAAAAGCAAATCCGGAGACATTTTCCCCCGCCACCTATGCCAGCTTCCGGGAACGGAATCCCTCTATCTCGGTGGATGTCGTCACCTTCGATAACTTTGCCGAAAAATCGACCCATCGCGTATGGGGAGCGTTCGGGATATGA
- a CDS encoding type II toxin-antitoxin system HicB family antitoxin: protein MRFKVVITHDTDYDGYVVDVPDLVGCMSQGKTMDEALQNVRDAIKGWLFVEEKHGRLVRHEEQEVFLGEVTV from the coding sequence ATGAGATTCAAGGTCGTTATTACCCATGACACCGATTATGATGGCTATGTTGTGGATGTTCCTGACCTCGTCGGCTGCATGAGCCAGGGTAAGACTATGGATGAGGCACTCCAAAACGTAAGAGATGCAATAAAGGGATGGCTGTTTGTAGAGGAAAAACACGGAAGGCTGGTCCGTCACGAAGAACAAGAAGTCTTTTTGGGAGAGGTTACTGTTTAG
- a CDS encoding type II toxin-antitoxin system Phd/YefM family antitoxin: MLKTVSAIKARQNLGQVMNEVSLKDDEYIVERSGKPLVAIIPIEKYLNMKVSVKNFSDYTALCRKLRIVPPLLMRIFQMP, encoded by the coding sequence ATGTTAAAAACGGTATCAGCCATCAAAGCACGACAGAATCTCGGACAGGTAATGAACGAGGTTTCTCTCAAGGATGATGAGTATATTGTTGAGCGTTCCGGCAAACCGCTGGTGGCTATCATTCCGATTGAGAAGTATCTGAACATGAAGGTAAGCGTGAAGAATTTTTCAGATTATACAGCTCTCTGCAGGAAACTGCGGATCGTTCCACCCCTGTTGATGAGGATATTTCAGATGCCCTGA
- a CDS encoding DUF433 domain-containing protein, giving the protein MDDDSRIELSPRVCNGKPVIKGTRIPITVILEQIAEGASWESILEGYPELKREDIHAALMYAKASLDHSELETIGA; this is encoded by the coding sequence ATGGATGACGATAGCCGCATTGAACTTAGCCCAAGGGTTTGTAATGGAAAACCGGTAATCAAGGGTACCCGCATTCCGATAACCGTCATTCTTGAGCAGATAGCAGAAGGAGCATCGTGGGAGTCCATCCTTGAAGGCTACCCTGAGCTCAAGAGGGAAGATATCCATGCTGCGCTCATGTATGCAAAGGCATCCCTCGACCATTCCGAGTTAGAGACCATTGGCGCCTGA
- a CDS encoding nucleotidyltransferase family protein, whose product MKLSPEERIVLLLSQPMPSDMVMQEVQTLLSDTARPLDYNRLIQQANLNQVTPLLYKNLSTFQIVPHEVMQRLMTHYIMNIQRNADHLEKTLQLIDILRRAGINSIPLKGSFAAETLLGDMGLYPTSDLDLFVQWDDLHVAQKTLIAAGYDLSKGIGEQDQLTASYHLRFYRDNTVLELHWNLVKRYFSADPDYWWEDLKEIEYREQKFFQLSNEKHLLYLISRLFSHGFLPLRFFMLPLIVISRQDVAFDWGTFMRSARALKMERLANFTINLLHDIFFIQIPEAFQCNRMLGYAILKDKVITGFFKPPVNSRLRMVMFLILLESPVDIFRILLRRIFPSSAEIRLRYNLPQSSLRTLPYYILNPFIMLFKKTKRP is encoded by the coding sequence ATGAAGTTATCTCCTGAAGAGCGTATTGTTCTCCTCCTCTCCCAGCCTATGCCATCTGATATGGTGATGCAGGAGGTTCAGACCCTTCTGTCCGACACAGCAAGGCCGCTCGACTATAACCGGTTGATCCAGCAGGCTAACCTGAACCAGGTGACGCCGCTGCTTTATAAAAACCTTTCAACTTTTCAGATCGTTCCTCATGAAGTCATGCAGCGGCTGATGACACACTACATAATGAACATCCAGCGAAATGCAGACCATCTTGAAAAGACCTTGCAGCTCATTGATATCTTGCGCAGGGCTGGGATAAACTCCATCCCTCTGAAGGGTTCTTTTGCAGCCGAGACCCTGCTTGGCGATATGGGTCTTTACCCCACTTCTGATTTAGATCTGTTTGTCCAGTGGGATGATCTGCATGTTGCACAGAAAACCCTTATTGCAGCCGGCTATGATCTCAGCAAAGGGATTGGTGAGCAGGACCAGTTGACAGCTTCCTATCACCTCCGCTTTTACAGAGATAACACTGTGCTGGAACTGCACTGGAACCTGGTGAAGCGCTACTTCAGTGCTGATCCAGATTACTGGTGGGAGGATCTGAAGGAGATCGAATATCGCGAACAAAAGTTCTTTCAGCTGTCAAATGAGAAACATCTTCTCTATCTGATCTCGCGGTTATTTTCCCATGGCTTTCTGCCGCTCCGGTTTTTCATGCTTCCCCTTATTGTAATTTCCAGGCAGGATGTCGCCTTTGACTGGGGGACGTTTATGAGATCTGCCAGGGCATTAAAGATGGAACGACTCGCAAACTTTACCATAAATCTCCTGCATGATATTTTTTTTATACAGATCCCGGAAGCTTTCCAGTGCAACCGGATGCTTGGCTATGCCATTCTTAAAGATAAGGTCATTACAGGATTTTTCAAGCCTCCGGTGAATTCTCGTCTCAGAATGGTCATGTTTTTGATCCTTCTTGAGTCCCCTGTCGATATATTCAGGATCCTCCTTCGCAGGATATTCCCTTCTTCAGCCGAGATCCGCCTCAGGTACAACCTCCCCCAGAGCTCCCTCAGGACTCTCCCCTATTACATCCTGAATCCCTTCATCATGCTGTTCAAAAAAACAAAGAGGCCGTAA